The following coding sequences lie in one Alloacidobacterium dinghuense genomic window:
- the araD1 gene encoding AraD1 family protein encodes MRLVQLTHHKERLVALVDGEALHPLPEYHSIYQLAFTAIRGERTIPDIVHDAKANSALSYDAVYEGSSPWRLLPSFDHPEDSAHLTVSGTGLTHKASAENRAAMHKNETAVVTDSMRMYQLGMEGGHPAQGKIGVRPEWFYKGDGSVLRAHGEELVAPPYGDDGGEEPEIAGIYVIDLDGQPFRVGLTVGNEFADHVMERKNYLYLAPSKLRECSIGPELWVDCEPFSDIDGTVTIERQKETVWKAKIYSGENNMCHSVANLEHHHFKYALHRRPGDAHIHFFGADAFSFGDNVRLQDGDVMEISFPAFGRPLRNTLRISGDQDQFVRVKRLD; translated from the coding sequence ATGCGCCTTGTTCAACTGACTCATCACAAGGAAAGACTCGTGGCTCTGGTCGACGGAGAAGCGCTGCATCCCCTTCCGGAATATCACTCGATATATCAGCTTGCCTTTACTGCCATCCGGGGCGAGCGAACGATTCCTGACATTGTGCATGATGCGAAGGCGAACTCGGCGCTGAGTTACGACGCGGTGTATGAAGGTTCGTCTCCGTGGCGGTTGTTGCCGTCTTTCGATCATCCGGAAGATTCGGCCCATCTGACCGTGAGCGGAACCGGCTTGACGCACAAGGCAAGTGCAGAAAATCGCGCTGCCATGCACAAAAACGAAACTGCAGTTGTTACAGATAGTATGCGCATGTATCAGCTAGGCATGGAGGGCGGACATCCCGCGCAGGGAAAAATTGGCGTGCGGCCGGAATGGTTCTACAAGGGCGACGGATCTGTTCTCAGAGCTCATGGTGAAGAGCTGGTGGCGCCACCTTACGGCGATGATGGCGGGGAGGAGCCGGAGATTGCCGGAATATACGTCATCGATTTGGACGGGCAGCCTTTTCGCGTGGGTCTGACTGTTGGGAATGAATTTGCGGATCACGTCATGGAGCGGAAGAATTATCTCTATCTGGCTCCGTCGAAGCTGCGAGAATGCTCGATTGGTCCAGAACTATGGGTGGACTGCGAGCCGTTCAGTGATATCGACGGGACTGTGACGATTGAGCGCCAGAAGGAAACTGTGTGGAAGGCGAAGATCTATTCTGGCGAGAACAACATGTGTCATTCGGTTGCAAATCTTGAGCATCACCACTTCAAGTATGCTTTGCATCGCAGGCCCGGGGATGCGCACATCCATTTCTTCGGAGCCGATGCCTTCAGTTTTGGAGACAATGTACGTCTGCAGGATGGCGATGTGATGGAGATCAGCTTTCCGGCATTCGGAAGGCCCTTGCGCAACACGCTTAGAATCTCGGGGGACCAGGACCAGTTCGTGAGAGTTAAGCGCCTCGATTAG
- a CDS encoding L-rhamnonate dehydratase, protein MKITEVRTRVVEWRGQTVPPQPHFCTNPMDLLQLPADSMAGFRFHGWLIVEIFTDSGHVGIGNAALAPRITKQVIDTYLKPVLIGKDPFDTEFLWQHMYRLTMAFGRKGIGMVAISAIDIAIWDLLGKAINQPVFRLLGGRTKQKVPVYASRLYSQPLDDLAKEAQQYKDRGYKAMKLRFGWGPTDGAAGMQRNVELLRTVREVIGYEIDLMADAYMGWTLDYAQRMLPLIEPFQLRWLEEPVIPDDIGGYAVLKVQNRVPIAGGEHEFTIYGFRQMLEAKALDYIQFDTNRVGGISQARKIAALAEAYSVPVIPHAGQMHNYHIVMASLNSPMAEYFPPVDVEIGNELFWYIFDGEPKAKDGYIDLNDDLPGLGLMISEESLKRFEIIE, encoded by the coding sequence ATGAAGATCACCGAAGTTCGCACGCGCGTTGTCGAATGGCGCGGCCAGACCGTTCCTCCGCAACCACACTTCTGCACGAACCCGATGGATCTCCTGCAGTTGCCAGCCGACTCAATGGCCGGATTTCGATTCCACGGCTGGTTGATCGTCGAGATTTTCACCGACAGCGGTCACGTCGGCATCGGCAATGCCGCTCTTGCTCCTCGCATAACCAAGCAAGTGATCGACACCTATCTCAAGCCGGTTCTGATCGGAAAAGACCCTTTCGACACCGAATTTCTGTGGCAACATATGTATCGCCTCACCATGGCCTTTGGCCGCAAAGGCATCGGCATGGTCGCCATCAGCGCGATTGATATCGCCATCTGGGATCTGCTGGGAAAAGCTATAAATCAACCTGTCTTCCGATTACTAGGCGGGCGCACGAAGCAGAAAGTCCCTGTCTATGCCAGCCGACTCTACAGTCAGCCCCTGGACGACCTGGCAAAGGAAGCTCAGCAATACAAGGATAGGGGTTATAAGGCGATGAAGCTTCGATTCGGCTGGGGACCGACCGATGGGGCTGCTGGCATGCAACGAAATGTCGAGTTGCTGCGCACAGTCCGGGAAGTCATCGGATACGAAATCGACTTAATGGCCGATGCCTATATGGGGTGGACTCTTGACTATGCACAACGCATGCTCCCCCTCATTGAACCTTTCCAGTTACGCTGGCTTGAGGAACCGGTCATACCCGACGACATAGGCGGCTACGCCGTGCTAAAGGTTCAGAATCGCGTCCCTATTGCTGGTGGAGAGCATGAATTCACGATCTACGGATTCCGCCAGATGTTAGAGGCGAAGGCGCTCGACTATATCCAGTTCGATACCAATCGCGTAGGAGGAATTTCTCAGGCGCGCAAAATCGCAGCCCTTGCTGAAGCCTATTCGGTTCCGGTTATTCCCCACGCCGGCCAGATGCATAACTACCACATCGTTATGGCAAGTCTGAATTCGCCCATGGCTGAATACTTCCCTCCCGTTGACGTCGAGATAGGAAACGAACTCTTCTGGTATATCTTTGACGGTGAGCCGAAAGCCAAAGACGGTTACATCGATCTCAACGATGACCTACCCGGACTGGGGCTCATGATCAGTGAAGAGAGCCTGAAACGCTTCGAAATCATCGAATGA
- a CDS encoding GH39 family glycosyl hydrolase, with protein MRRSISLFSFILLGFSCGAQIQTAVQVSVDLSASEGKFTPIYSWFGYDESNYTTTKNGQALLRELHDLSPVPVNIRAHFLLASGDGKPELKWSSTNVYTEDAQGNPVYSWTILDQIFDAYAAAHVRPMVELGFMPKALSSRADPYHIPWPTKPGDVEGWSFPPKDYARWGELVYQVAAHMAQRYGTDVVSSWYWEVWNEPDIFYWHGTQEEYNKLYDFAAAGVKRAIPQARVGGPATTGPVPNGHSAQFLEAFLQHCAKDKSSATGRAIPLDFISFHVKGSPNIVVDHVQMGLNRELDSAATGFDIVRKFPQFEKLPIILSEADPEGCAACSSRKYPHNAYRNGTLYPSYTAVAMKGLFALQDRYQVNLISMLTWAFEFEDQPYFDGFRALSTNGVDKPVINFFRMAGLMTGSRVRVESNGAVPLDDIIKGGVRQQDDVDALATAADHEAAVMLWNYHDNDVPGPSAQIQLTVRDFPSAVHRVLMQHYRIDDTHSNAYTAWKQMGSPQNPAQEQYAQLQASGALQLEESPRWVDLDSGTVKLNFALPRQGVSLVRFSW; from the coding sequence ATGCGCCGATCCATTTCTCTTTTCTCTTTTATACTGCTTGGATTCAGTTGTGGAGCACAGATTCAGACTGCGGTGCAAGTGAGTGTGGATCTCTCCGCGAGCGAAGGAAAATTCACGCCCATTTATAGCTGGTTCGGTTATGACGAATCGAACTATACAACTACGAAAAATGGCCAAGCGCTTCTGCGGGAGCTACACGACCTCAGCCCTGTACCGGTGAATATCCGCGCCCATTTTCTGCTGGCGAGTGGGGACGGGAAGCCTGAGCTGAAGTGGAGCTCGACCAATGTGTATACGGAAGATGCGCAGGGCAATCCCGTTTACAGCTGGACCATTCTGGATCAGATTTTCGATGCTTATGCGGCGGCACACGTTCGTCCAATGGTTGAGCTGGGTTTTATGCCGAAGGCGTTATCGAGCCGTGCCGATCCTTACCACATACCCTGGCCAACAAAACCTGGCGATGTGGAAGGGTGGTCGTTTCCGCCAAAAGACTATGCACGCTGGGGTGAGCTTGTCTACCAGGTCGCCGCCCACATGGCGCAGAGATACGGAACAGATGTGGTTTCAAGCTGGTATTGGGAAGTCTGGAATGAGCCGGATATTTTTTACTGGCACGGTACGCAGGAGGAATACAACAAGCTTTACGACTTTGCGGCTGCGGGAGTGAAGCGAGCCATTCCACAGGCCAGAGTGGGAGGTCCCGCGACGACGGGGCCAGTGCCCAACGGACACTCAGCGCAGTTTCTTGAGGCATTTCTGCAGCACTGCGCGAAAGACAAGAGTTCAGCAACCGGCAGAGCCATACCGCTTGATTTCATTTCGTTTCATGTGAAGGGAAGTCCCAACATCGTGGTAGACCACGTGCAAATGGGGCTGAATCGAGAGCTGGATAGTGCTGCTACGGGCTTCGATATTGTGCGAAAGTTTCCTCAATTTGAGAAACTGCCGATTATTTTGAGCGAGGCTGATCCAGAAGGGTGCGCGGCATGCTCATCCCGAAAATATCCGCACAATGCTTATCGAAACGGCACGTTATATCCCTCGTACACGGCTGTCGCCATGAAGGGGCTATTTGCATTGCAAGATCGCTATCAGGTGAATCTGATCAGCATGCTTACGTGGGCTTTCGAATTTGAGGACCAGCCTTACTTCGATGGCTTTCGCGCGCTATCGACTAACGGTGTGGACAAGCCGGTGATCAATTTCTTCCGAATGGCTGGACTGATGACGGGGAGTCGTGTCCGCGTAGAGAGTAACGGTGCGGTGCCGCTCGATGACATTATCAAAGGCGGTGTTCGACAACAGGATGATGTGGATGCACTGGCGACGGCCGCCGATCATGAAGCTGCGGTGATGCTTTGGAATTATCACGATAATGATGTTCCCGGTCCATCTGCGCAGATACAGCTCACCGTAAGGGATTTTCCGTCCGCCGTGCATCGCGTGTTGATGCAGCACTACAGGATTGATGACACGCACAGCAACGCCTACACAGCTTGGAAGCAGATGGGTTCGCCCCAGAATCCCGCACAGGAGCAGTATGCTCAATTGCAAGCATCAGGAGCGCTGCAACTTGAAGAGTCACCGCGATGGGTCGACTTAGATTCTGGCACGGTGAAACTGAATTTTGCATTGCCGCGACAGGGCGTTTCTCTGGTGCGCTTTAGTTGGTAG
- a CDS encoding TIM-barrel domain-containing protein encodes MAADLSRRTLLRNIGASAMTTLLRERLALAPFLSAAGFDPSHTGDPALQLSLTAVGENTLRVTIAAVGVDLEQTFTDGSLSARSWPSPMSQVRTSEAVRSIQWGKRRIQMSIDPLRIAVEDDDGHLRQELRFESGMSQVRFHYGDGPVFGLGEGVHPLDRRGTTDAMRNGQHGEELKVYGARVPIPLLIGASGWGLFFHEPWGSFDLTGETGMFRSGESARGLDIFLMLGDTPAQLMREWAELTGYPHMPPIWALGYQQSHRTLASREEVLKEAKTFREKQLPCDALIYLGTGFCPSGWNTGHGSFVFNDAAFPDPEAMIQQLHADHFKVVLHIVNPPEDLHGKVSDTGSAIEESGDAAAYWRRHLPLVRMGVDGWWPDEGDVLPVASRLARNEMYWEGERQARPNLRPYALHRNGYAGLQRYGWLWSGDIFCTWKTLAAQVMIGINAGLCGISYWGTDTGGFVPTKEFTAELFVRWFQFSAFCPLFRSHGRTWKLRLPWGWNTGDYEPAELEPEYAAEVLPKPNDLHNLDVERICRKYLNTRYQLLPYIYSAVAEGHRTGMPLMRALWLHYPHDQKARTIEDTYLFGDALLVAPVLEPGTRERRIYLPQGAWWDFWTGERVEGGTVVTRNVDLETMPVYAKAGAIVPTGPLKQFALAPSTEPVKLAVYPGADGKCSLYEDDGQSFAYEHEEFTRLELEWSDATRSLSVRAGGGKATRGRKFRVALANGPEQEITFDGREVKIHL; translated from the coding sequence ATGGCTGCTGATCTCTCACGAAGGACTCTGCTGCGTAACATAGGCGCCAGCGCGATGACGACGTTGTTGCGGGAACGACTTGCTCTCGCCCCGTTTCTAAGCGCTGCAGGTTTCGATCCATCACACACGGGTGATCCGGCACTGCAGCTTAGTCTGACCGCCGTAGGTGAGAACACGCTGCGCGTGACCATTGCTGCGGTAGGCGTGGACCTGGAGCAGACATTTACAGATGGCAGTTTGAGTGCGAGGTCGTGGCCATCTCCCATGTCACAGGTGCGTACGAGTGAAGCTGTGCGATCCATTCAGTGGGGCAAGCGGCGCATTCAAATGTCAATCGATCCGCTTCGTATCGCGGTTGAAGACGATGACGGACATCTGCGACAGGAATTGCGTTTCGAATCCGGCATGAGTCAGGTGCGGTTTCACTATGGCGATGGTCCGGTCTTCGGACTAGGCGAGGGTGTTCATCCCCTTGATCGCCGCGGCACAACTGATGCCATGCGGAATGGGCAGCATGGAGAAGAATTGAAGGTGTACGGCGCGCGCGTACCTATTCCGTTGCTGATTGGCGCAAGCGGGTGGGGCCTTTTCTTCCATGAGCCGTGGGGTAGTTTTGATCTTACCGGCGAGACTGGCATGTTTCGCTCAGGAGAGAGCGCGCGAGGGCTGGATATCTTTCTCATGCTGGGTGATACTCCGGCGCAACTGATGCGCGAATGGGCGGAACTGACTGGTTATCCGCATATGCCGCCGATTTGGGCGTTGGGATATCAGCAGTCGCATCGCACGCTGGCCAGCCGTGAGGAAGTACTCAAAGAGGCGAAGACCTTTCGCGAAAAACAATTGCCCTGCGATGCGTTGATCTATCTGGGAACAGGATTCTGCCCCTCCGGCTGGAATACCGGGCATGGATCATTCGTGTTCAATGACGCAGCGTTTCCCGATCCTGAAGCAATGATTCAGCAACTGCACGCCGATCACTTCAAGGTCGTGCTGCATATCGTCAATCCGCCGGAAGATCTGCATGGCAAGGTTTCAGATACTGGTTCCGCGATCGAAGAATCAGGGGATGCCGCGGCCTATTGGCGCAGACATCTTCCCTTGGTGCGCATGGGCGTGGATGGATGGTGGCCTGACGAAGGAGATGTTCTGCCGGTGGCATCGCGGCTGGCTCGAAATGAGATGTATTGGGAGGGCGAGCGGCAGGCGCGGCCGAATCTGCGGCCCTATGCGCTCCATCGGAATGGGTATGCCGGACTGCAGCGCTACGGGTGGCTTTGGTCGGGGGACATTTTTTGCACCTGGAAGACACTTGCCGCTCAGGTGATGATCGGTATAAATGCTGGATTGTGTGGCATCTCTTACTGGGGCACGGACACGGGCGGGTTTGTGCCGACGAAGGAATTCACCGCTGAGTTGTTTGTGCGCTGGTTCCAGTTCAGCGCGTTCTGTCCGCTATTTCGCAGCCATGGACGGACATGGAAGTTGCGTCTTCCGTGGGGCTGGAATACAGGAGATTATGAGCCTGCCGAATTGGAGCCGGAATATGCGGCCGAAGTGCTGCCGAAGCCGAATGATCTTCATAATCTGGATGTAGAACGCATCTGTAGGAAATATCTCAACACGCGATATCAGCTCCTGCCCTACATTTATTCCGCAGTTGCAGAAGGACACCGAACAGGAATGCCGCTGATGCGCGCGCTTTGGCTGCACTATCCCCACGATCAAAAAGCGCGAACGATAGAAGACACTTATCTGTTTGGCGATGCGTTGCTTGTGGCTCCGGTGCTTGAACCGGGGACTCGCGAGCGAAGGATCTACCTGCCTCAAGGCGCATGGTGGGACTTCTGGACAGGGGAGCGAGTGGAGGGGGGAACGGTCGTCACCCGGAATGTTGATCTGGAAACGATGCCCGTTTATGCGAAAGCCGGTGCGATTGTGCCGACTGGCCCCTTGAAACAATTTGCACTCGCTCCCTCAACCGAACCGGTCAAGCTCGCGGTCTATCCGGGCGCAGACGGCAAGTGCTCTTTATATGAGGATGACGGACAGAGCTTCGCATATGAGCATGAGGAATTTACCCGCCTGGAACTGGAGTGGTCGGATGCGACTCGAAGCTTAAGCGTGAGAGCTGGTGGCGGAAAAGCTACGCGTGGACGCAAGTTTCGCGTTGCTCTTGCGAATGGACCGGAGCAGGAAATCACCTTCGACGGAAGAGAAGTGAAAATTCACCTGTAA
- a CDS encoding MFS transporter, which translates to MPSLRWRIALLVSLGIAVSYFDRQTLPVAVTAIQRDIPLSNTAYSELQAAFLIAYAVMYAAGGKLIDTLGTRRGFLLIMIWWSLACASHGLATGFGMLLISRLLLGMGEGGGFPAATRVVAEWYSIDQRSLAMGIMNAGTAIGAVVAPPLIALVLGIASWRWVFFLSGVIGLLWSLAWWHGYFPPSLHPQLSGEARRETLASLPEPTENESATRIPWLHLLAHIETWALVLAKFLTDAAWYFYLFWLPKYLYDARGFDIKQVGAYAWIPYAASGVGCLTGGWLSAWLLRRGKSLNFSRKLALGLSAAVMPSILLVTHVPVQFALLLFSLAFFGQQSWSTLIMILPTDLFPRSAVGSVAGLVGFGGAIGGTIFGFVVGYLLDHGFGYSAVFGAVSTLHIIAFVLIIVTIPVIAPIYQPLKASTQA; encoded by the coding sequence TTGCCGTCCCTCCGCTGGCGAATCGCTCTCCTGGTTTCCCTGGGCATCGCGGTCAGCTACTTCGACCGGCAGACGCTTCCTGTCGCTGTGACCGCGATTCAGCGTGATATTCCCCTCTCAAACACTGCGTATTCCGAACTACAGGCGGCCTTCCTCATCGCCTACGCTGTCATGTACGCTGCGGGAGGAAAACTCATCGACACACTGGGAACGCGCCGCGGCTTTCTGCTCATCATGATCTGGTGGTCGCTCGCTTGCGCCAGCCATGGTCTTGCAACTGGGTTCGGAATGCTGCTGATCAGTCGCCTTCTCCTTGGAATGGGAGAAGGTGGAGGCTTTCCCGCAGCCACTCGCGTTGTAGCCGAGTGGTATTCGATCGATCAGCGTTCGTTGGCAATGGGCATAATGAATGCCGGCACTGCCATCGGAGCAGTCGTCGCACCGCCGCTTATTGCTCTCGTTCTCGGCATCGCCAGTTGGCGATGGGTCTTCTTTCTTTCTGGCGTCATTGGATTACTTTGGTCGCTCGCATGGTGGCATGGATATTTCCCGCCATCCCTGCACCCTCAGCTCTCCGGTGAAGCACGCCGCGAAACGCTCGCTTCTCTACCAGAGCCAACAGAGAACGAGTCGGCCACGCGGATACCTTGGCTTCATCTCCTAGCCCATATCGAGACGTGGGCTTTGGTCCTGGCAAAGTTCCTCACCGATGCAGCTTGGTACTTCTATCTCTTCTGGCTTCCGAAATACCTCTATGACGCGCGCGGATTCGACATAAAACAGGTGGGCGCCTACGCCTGGATCCCCTATGCAGCGTCAGGCGTTGGATGTCTCACCGGAGGCTGGCTGTCGGCATGGCTGCTGCGTCGCGGTAAGTCGCTGAACTTTTCACGTAAGCTCGCCCTGGGATTGAGCGCTGCCGTCATGCCATCGATTCTCTTAGTCACGCATGTGCCAGTCCAATTCGCTTTGCTCCTCTTCAGCCTCGCGTTCTTCGGTCAGCAATCCTGGTCCACACTCATTATGATCCTGCCCACCGATCTCTTTCCCCGCTCCGCAGTCGGTTCAGTGGCCGGCCTCGTAGGCTTTGGCGGCGCAATCGGAGGCACTATCTTTGGATTCGTTGTGGGCTATCTGCTCGATCACGGATTCGGCTACAGTGCCGTCTTCGGTGCTGTCAGCACGCTTCACATCATCGCGTTTGTACTCATCATAGTTACAATTCCCGTCATTGCTCCCATCTATCAGCCTTTGAAAGCGAGCACGCAAGCATGA
- a CDS encoding NAD(P)-dependent oxidoreductase has product MQSVALLGLGTMGRGMASNLTKAGFPLSVYNRRSEVARQWAHENRLDEKIRLENNPADAVSSADVVISMLADDDAAKSVWLGAKGAMSAVRPETILVESSTVSPAWIAELNSAGAAKQCRVLDAPVTGSKVQAANGELLFLVGGDADTLDLVRPVLQAMSRAIVHVGPSGSGACMKLVNNFLSGVQAASLAEALSMAMRLGISEDVTYDVLTNGAPGSPLVKTLTQRIRGKNYDTQFALQLMAKDLSYAIKLSEETGLPLHTARGALKVFERGLSSGLGEKDMSAVFEAIKP; this is encoded by the coding sequence ATGCAGAGTGTCGCACTGCTAGGTTTGGGAACGATGGGCCGCGGCATGGCCAGCAATTTGACCAAGGCTGGATTCCCGTTGAGTGTGTACAACCGTCGTAGCGAAGTCGCCCGGCAGTGGGCGCACGAGAACAGACTCGATGAAAAGATTCGGTTGGAGAACAATCCCGCAGACGCTGTAAGCAGCGCCGATGTTGTTATCAGCATGCTTGCAGATGATGACGCGGCCAAGAGCGTGTGGTTAGGAGCTAAGGGGGCTATGTCAGCTGTAAGACCGGAGACGATTCTCGTCGAATCGAGTACGGTGTCGCCTGCATGGATTGCAGAATTAAACTCTGCTGGAGCCGCGAAGCAATGCCGGGTTCTGGACGCGCCGGTTACCGGCAGCAAGGTGCAAGCCGCGAATGGGGAATTGCTCTTCCTGGTAGGAGGCGACGCTGACACACTTGATCTCGTTCGCCCCGTTCTTCAAGCAATGTCACGAGCAATTGTTCACGTTGGGCCTTCAGGATCAGGAGCATGCATGAAGCTCGTCAACAATTTCTTGAGCGGAGTGCAGGCTGCGTCCTTGGCGGAAGCTCTGTCGATGGCAATGCGGCTGGGGATCTCTGAGGACGTTACTTACGATGTGCTTACGAACGGCGCTCCCGGAAGCCCCTTAGTAAAGACGTTGACCCAGCGAATTCGGGGAAAGAATTATGACACGCAGTTTGCCTTGCAGTTGATGGCCAAGGATCTCAGTTATGCCATCAAGCTCAGCGAGGAAACCGGCCTTCCTCTTCATACTGCAAGAGGAGCACTGAAGGTTTTTGAGAGAGGGCTTTCATCGGGATTGGGTGAAAAGGACATGTCTGCTGTCTTTGAGGCGATCAAGCCATAG